One Dethiosulfovibrio faecalis genomic region harbors:
- a CDS encoding acyl-CoA mutase large subunit family protein gives MFDKKILEEVRRLKESYDASVEKTIVKRPERRKSFTTGGGIPLKRLYTPLDIEGVDYERDLGVPGSYPYTRGVQSTQYRGRFWTMRQYAGFATAEDSNRRYRMLMDQGTMGLSVAFDLPTQIGYDSDHPMAAGEVGKVGVAIDSLADMEILFNQIPLDKVSTSMTINAPSSVLLAMYIGVAEKQGISMDQLSGTIQNDILKEYIARGTYIFPPKPSMRLITNIFDFCSRNVPKWNTISISGYHIREAGSTAIQEVAFTLADGIAYVEAAIKAGLDPNVFGKRLSFFFNAHNDFIEEISKFRAARRLWAKILKDRFDVTDPKALSLRFHTQTGGCTLTAQQPENNIARVTIQALAAVLGGTQSLHTNSMDEALALPTEKSVRIALKTQQIIAHESGVCNTVDPVAGSYAVESLTNEIEDQAMAYISKIDEMGGMMSAIEKGYVQKQIQDAAYDYQLSIEENDRIVVGVNKFTVEEEKGSLQLLKVDESVGTNQAKKLKELRESRDNIAVNNALDKIRETAKDEGANLMPAILDAVRCYTTEGEICGILRDEFGEYKENIVL, from the coding sequence ACCGTTGAAGCGTCTGTATACACCTCTTGACATCGAGGGGGTCGATTACGAGAGGGATCTGGGCGTTCCGGGATCATATCCCTATACCAGAGGAGTCCAGTCTACCCAGTACAGAGGCCGTTTCTGGACAATGAGGCAATACGCTGGGTTCGCCACCGCCGAGGATTCCAACCGTCGTTACCGTATGCTCATGGATCAGGGAACGATGGGGCTTTCCGTCGCCTTTGACCTTCCTACCCAGATAGGTTACGATTCGGATCATCCCATGGCAGCCGGCGAGGTCGGCAAGGTTGGAGTCGCCATAGACAGTCTTGCGGATATGGAGATCCTGTTCAACCAGATCCCGTTGGACAAGGTCTCCACCTCCATGACGATCAACGCTCCTTCTTCCGTCCTCTTGGCGATGTATATAGGGGTTGCCGAAAAACAGGGTATCTCGATGGATCAGCTTTCCGGCACGATCCAGAACGACATCCTCAAGGAGTATATTGCCAGGGGAACCTATATATTTCCGCCTAAACCTTCTATGAGGTTGATAACGAATATCTTCGATTTCTGCAGCAGGAACGTACCGAAGTGGAACACCATATCCATCTCGGGCTATCATATCCGCGAAGCTGGAAGCACCGCCATTCAGGAGGTAGCCTTCACCCTTGCCGATGGCATCGCTTACGTGGAAGCCGCTATAAAAGCGGGGTTGGACCCCAACGTTTTCGGTAAGCGTCTCTCCTTCTTTTTCAACGCTCACAACGATTTTATCGAGGAGATCTCCAAGTTCCGGGCCGCCAGGAGACTTTGGGCCAAGATCCTCAAAGATCGTTTCGATGTCACCGATCCCAAGGCTCTCTCCCTTCGTTTCCATACCCAGACCGGTGGTTGTACCCTCACGGCTCAGCAGCCGGAAAACAACATCGCCAGGGTCACCATACAGGCCCTTGCCGCGGTATTGGGGGGGACGCAGTCTCTACACACCAACAGCATGGACGAGGCTCTTGCCCTTCCCACGGAGAAGAGCGTCCGAATTGCCCTCAAGACCCAGCAGATCATAGCTCATGAATCCGGAGTCTGTAACACGGTAGATCCCGTGGCAGGATCCTATGCTGTAGAGAGCCTCACCAACGAGATCGAGGATCAGGCTATGGCCTATATCTCCAAAATAGACGAGATGGGCGGAATGATGAGTGCAATAGAGAAGGGGTACGTCCAGAAGCAGATTCAGGACGCCGCCTACGATTATCAGCTGTCCATCGAGGAGAACGACAGAATCGTCGTAGGGGTGAACAAGTTTACCGTCGAGGAGGAAAAAGGGAGTCTTCAGCTCTTAAAGGTCGACGAGTCGGTCGGTACCAATCAGGCCAAGAAGCTCAAGGAGCTTCGCGAGTCCAGAGATAACATAGCGGTGAATAACGCTCTCGACAAGATAAGAGAGACGGCCAAGGACGAGGGGGCAAACTTGATGCCCGCCATCCTGGACGCTGTTCGCTGCTACACCACCGAGGGCGAGATCTGCGGAATCCTTCGGGATGAGTTCGGAGAGTACAAGGAAAATATCGTCCTGTAG
- a CDS encoding cobalamin B12-binding domain-containing protein — translation MSDRKIRVVVAKPGLDGHDRGAKVIARALRDAGMEVIYTGLRQTVDQIVDTAIQEDVDAIGISILSGAHHHYFKAIIEGLAEKDAKDIIVFGGGVIPEADIPSLMEMGAGAIFGPGTPTSTCATWLKEAVAKKREAE, via the coding sequence ATGAGTGATCGTAAAATTCGAGTTGTCGTAGCGAAACCCGGTCTCGACGGTCATGACCGCGGAGCCAAGGTAATAGCCAGAGCTCTCAGGGATGCCGGCATGGAGGTAATCTACACCGGTCTTCGTCAGACCGTCGATCAGATCGTGGACACCGCGATCCAGGAGGACGTTGACGCAATCGGAATAAGCATACTCTCCGGAGCTCATCACCATTATTTCAAGGCTATCATAGAGGGTCTTGCCGAAAAAGACGCAAAGGATATCATAGTCTTCGGAGGTGGTGTCATACCGGAAGCCGATATCCCTTCTTTGATGGAGATGGGAGCTGGCGCCATTTTCGGTCCCGGAACGCCTACGTCGACCTGTGCCACATGGTTGAAAGAGGCGGTCGCCAAGAAACGGGAAGCCGAGTAG
- the meaB gene encoding methylmalonyl Co-A mutase-associated GTPase MeaB, protein MIEKALSGDVRAMARLISEVENETARSEKIMREIYPHTGKAHIIGVTGSPGSGKSSLVNRMIASFRGQGKTVGIIAVDPSSPFSGGAILADRIRMQEHSGDPDVYIRSMGSRGSLGGLSKSTYEGALILDACGKDIVIVETVGVGQSEIDVVKIADTVCLVLVPGMGDDMQIMKAGIMEIADLFVINKSDRDGADKVAAEVQLMLKMFHDGTGWYQPVTLTSAETGSGLEELSDTIERHRRYLETSEEGELRLKRRLQWEVEEIVRRRIAKATESAWDRRQEESVLESLYQKETDPYRVAQDVLVSALDEVRSGQYV, encoded by the coding sequence ATGATAGAGAAAGCCCTGTCCGGAGACGTCAGGGCCATGGCCCGTCTCATCTCTGAGGTGGAGAACGAGACGGCTAGGTCCGAAAAGATCATGAGAGAGATATATCCTCATACCGGGAAAGCCCATATAATCGGTGTGACCGGAAGCCCGGGATCGGGTAAGAGCTCGCTGGTCAACAGGATGATCGCATCGTTCCGCGGGCAGGGAAAGACGGTTGGCATAATAGCGGTGGACCCCTCCAGTCCGTTCAGCGGAGGGGCCATCCTTGCGGACCGTATAAGGATGCAGGAGCATAGCGGAGATCCCGATGTGTACATTAGGAGTATGGGTAGCCGTGGTTCCCTAGGTGGACTAAGCAAATCCACCTACGAAGGTGCCCTCATTCTAGACGCCTGCGGCAAGGATATCGTCATCGTGGAGACCGTGGGAGTCGGTCAGTCCGAGATAGATGTGGTTAAGATTGCCGATACCGTATGTCTGGTGTTGGTCCCCGGAATGGGCGACGATATGCAGATAATGAAGGCCGGAATAATGGAGATAGCCGACCTTTTCGTGATAAACAAATCCGATCGAGACGGTGCCGACAAGGTCGCCGCCGAGGTCCAGCTGATGCTGAAGATGTTCCACGATGGCACAGGATGGTATCAACCGGTTACCCTTACGTCCGCTGAAACCGGTAGCGGACTGGAGGAGCTCTCCGATACGATAGAGCGTCACCGTCGTTATCTCGAGACATCGGAGGAGGGAGAGCTTCGTTTAAAAAGACGACTTCAATGGGAGGTGGAGGAAATTGTCCGTCGCCGTATCGCCAAGGCAACAGAGTCCGCCTGGGATCGGCGTCAGGAGGAGTCCGTGCTGGAAAGTCTCTATCAAAAGGAAACCGATCCCTATCGGGTGGCTCAGGATGTGCTCGTGAGCGCTTTGGACGAGGTTCGATCCGGTCAATACGTTTAG